The Haloarchaeobius amylolyticus genome window below encodes:
- a CDS encoding inorganic phosphate transporter, protein MVEALLVVGLAVAVFVGFNIGGSSTGVAFGPAVGSNSVSKFWAATLMSGFALLGGWTAGREVIKTMGGKIVPATKFTLAASVVILLFVGLALLVSNLFGVPASTSMTAVGAIAGMGVASDSIRWEVMGGIVSWWIVAPVMAFWVCAVIGRYFYPMLATRFGVDTSTGSMFERRHLGPIPVVWIAEGTSRREAISAVLVVVIGCYMAFSAGASNVANAVAPLYSISAFGDGFIVYVALGGGAIGLGAFTIARRTLDTVGNDLTDLPLLAALIVEVVSASLITFLSLIGIPASLAVSATMSIVGLGWGRATRTTTITQAAGKAVKGEGATKADGGTATEQVEADQTQKKTVGGALQADKPGESVAPIGEEQPEELAASDLFDPGTTGRVIGLWIITPSLSATASYLLFSVFPIYG, encoded by the coding sequence ATGGTCGAAGCGCTCCTCGTCGTCGGACTCGCGGTGGCCGTGTTCGTCGGCTTCAACATCGGCGGTTCCTCCACTGGTGTCGCGTTCGGGCCCGCGGTCGGCTCGAACTCGGTGTCGAAGTTCTGGGCGGCGACCCTGATGTCCGGCTTCGCACTCCTCGGTGGCTGGACCGCCGGTCGAGAGGTCATCAAGACGATGGGCGGCAAGATCGTGCCGGCCACGAAGTTCACGCTGGCCGCCAGCGTCGTCATCCTCCTGTTCGTCGGGCTGGCGCTGCTCGTCTCCAACCTCTTCGGCGTCCCCGCCTCTACCTCGATGACCGCGGTCGGCGCCATCGCCGGCATGGGCGTCGCCAGCGACAGCATCCGCTGGGAGGTCATGGGCGGCATCGTCTCGTGGTGGATCGTCGCGCCCGTGATGGCGTTCTGGGTCTGTGCGGTCATCGGCCGGTACTTCTACCCGATGCTCGCGACCCGGTTCGGCGTCGATACATCGACGGGGTCGATGTTCGAACGCCGGCACCTTGGCCCCATCCCGGTGGTCTGGATCGCGGAGGGCACGTCCCGCCGCGAGGCCATCAGCGCCGTCCTCGTGGTCGTCATCGGCTGTTACATGGCGTTCTCGGCGGGCGCGTCGAACGTCGCGAACGCGGTCGCGCCCCTCTACAGTATCAGCGCCTTCGGTGACGGCTTCATCGTCTACGTCGCGCTGGGTGGCGGCGCCATCGGTCTCGGCGCGTTCACCATCGCCCGCCGGACGCTGGATACGGTCGGCAACGACCTCACCGACCTGCCGCTGCTGGCGGCGCTCATCGTCGAGGTCGTGAGTGCGAGCCTCATCACGTTCCTGTCGCTCATCGGTATCCCGGCCTCGCTCGCCGTCTCGGCGACGATGTCCATCGTCGGCCTCGGTTGGGGACGGGCGACCCGTACCACCACCATCACGCAGGCGGCTGGAAAAGCCGTCAAGGGCGAGGGCGCGACCAAGGCCGACGGCGGGACGGCCACCGAACAGGTCGAAGCCGACCAGACCCAGAAGAAGACCGTCGGTGGCGCACTCCAGGCGGACAAACCCGGCGAGTCGGTCGCTCCCATCGGCGAGGAGCAGCCCGAGGAACTCGCCGCGAGCGACCTGTTCGACCCCGGGACGACCGGCCGCGTCATCGGCCTGTGGATCATCACACCCAGCCTCTCCGCGACGGCCTCGTACCTGCTGTTCTCGGTGTTCCCTATCTACGGCTGA
- the hisA gene encoding 1-(5-phosphoribosyl)-5-[(5-phosphoribosylamino)methylideneamino]imidazole-4-carboxamide isomerase, which produces MTPFPDFAVIPAVDMQDGEVVQLVQGERGTEKTYGDPVEAAEDWVAQGASTLHLVDLDGAFEGERKNATAVAAIRDAVDVDIQLGGGIRTVEDAVGLLESGVDRVILGTAAVENPDIVADISAEYPGSVMVSLDAKDGEVVVSGWTEGTGLDPAEAATRYEDLGAGAILFTDVDVEGKLEGVQTGPVRRVADAVDIPVVASGGVATLDDVRALRDAGAAAVVVGTALYEDRFTLEEALAAVAE; this is translated from the coding sequence GTGACACCCTTCCCCGACTTCGCAGTGATTCCGGCCGTCGACATGCAGGACGGCGAGGTGGTACAGCTCGTCCAGGGCGAACGCGGCACCGAGAAGACCTACGGCGACCCCGTCGAGGCCGCCGAGGACTGGGTCGCACAGGGCGCGAGCACGCTCCACCTGGTCGACCTGGACGGCGCGTTCGAGGGCGAGCGCAAGAACGCCACCGCGGTCGCGGCCATCCGTGACGCCGTCGACGTCGACATCCAGCTCGGGGGCGGCATCCGGACGGTCGAGGACGCCGTCGGCCTGCTCGAGAGCGGCGTGGACCGGGTCATCCTCGGGACCGCCGCGGTCGAGAACCCCGACATCGTCGCCGACATCTCGGCGGAGTACCCCGGCAGCGTGATGGTCAGCCTCGACGCGAAAGACGGTGAGGTCGTCGTCTCGGGCTGGACCGAGGGCACGGGACTGGACCCCGCCGAGGCCGCCACGCGCTACGAGGACCTCGGTGCGGGCGCCATCCTCTTCACCGACGTCGACGTCGAGGGGAAACTCGAGGGCGTCCAGACCGGGCCGGTCCGCCGGGTCGCCGACGCCGTCGACATCCCCGTCGTCGCCAGCGGCGGCGTGGCGACCCTCGACGACGTGCGCGCGCTCCGGGACGCGGGCGCGGCCGCCGTGGTCGTCGGCACCGCCCTCTACGAGGACCGGTTCACGCTCGAAGAGGCACTGGCCGCGGTCGCGGAGTAG
- the hisB gene encoding imidazoleglycerol-phosphate dehydratase HisB, whose protein sequence is MTDRAAAVTRETGETDIEVTLDVDGDGESEVDTGVGFFDHMLTAFAKHGLFDLTVRCDGDLEIDDHHTVEDVAITLGQAFEEALDDKRGIVRYADRKVPLDEAVAGVVVDVSGRPYFEFDGEFSQPFVGEFTSHMAEHFAMSLAMNAGLTLHCEVSGDNAHHEVEALFKALARSLDDATRIDDRRSDTPSTKGQL, encoded by the coding sequence ATGACCGACCGAGCCGCCGCGGTCACGCGAGAGACCGGGGAGACGGACATCGAGGTGACCCTCGACGTCGACGGCGACGGCGAGAGCGAGGTCGACACCGGCGTCGGCTTCTTCGACCACATGCTCACCGCGTTCGCCAAGCACGGGCTGTTCGACCTCACCGTCAGGTGCGACGGCGACCTCGAGATCGACGACCACCACACCGTCGAGGACGTGGCCATCACGCTGGGCCAGGCGTTCGAGGAGGCACTGGACGACAAGCGCGGCATCGTCCGCTACGCCGACCGCAAGGTCCCGCTCGACGAGGCGGTCGCCGGCGTCGTCGTCGACGTCTCCGGCCGGCCGTACTTCGAGTTCGACGGCGAGTTCTCCCAGCCCTTCGTCGGCGAGTTCACCAGCCACATGGCCGAACACTTCGCGATGTCGCTGGCGATGAACGCCGGCCTCACCCTGCACTGCGAGGTCTCGGGCGACAACGCCCACCACGAGGTCGAGGCGCTGTTCAAGGCGCTGGCGCGCTCGCTGGACGACGCGACCCGCATCGACGACCGCCGGAGCGACACCCCGAGCACGAAGGGCCAGCTGTAG
- a CDS encoding amino acid-binding protein, translated as MFDEIMEKFEGSPSQQAVIRLLLERGFSVNDDGRVVSGGIEIPNTGIAREIGVDRRVVDSTTDAILADEQLRRIFQNISQVPSLMDLAPVLDLTVLTVEVTDAEQQGIVATITGLLAEHDISIRQTISEDPEFTDEPKLHLVTDQELPGDLINEIRNLDFVRKIELQ; from the coding sequence ATGTTCGACGAGATCATGGAGAAGTTCGAGGGCTCCCCCAGCCAGCAGGCCGTCATCCGGCTGTTACTCGAACGCGGGTTCTCCGTGAACGACGACGGGCGGGTCGTCTCGGGGGGCATCGAGATTCCGAACACCGGCATCGCCCGCGAGATCGGGGTCGACCGCCGGGTGGTGGACTCGACCACCGACGCCATCCTCGCCGACGAGCAGCTCCGGCGCATCTTCCAGAACATCTCGCAGGTCCCGAGCCTGATGGACCTCGCACCGGTGCTCGACCTCACCGTCCTCACGGTCGAGGTGACCGACGCCGAACAGCAGGGCATCGTCGCGACCATCACCGGACTGCTGGCCGAACACGACATCTCCATCCGCCAGACCATCAGCGAGGACCCCGAGTTCACCGACGAGCCGAAGCTCCACCTCGTCACCGACCAGGAGCTGCCGGGCGACCTCATCAACGAGATACGGAACCTCGACTTCGTCCGGAAGATCGAGCTACAGTAG
- a CDS encoding IMPACT family protein, whose protein sequence is MTETFQTVAGPGEARFEIRGSEFIGHVRPVDSVEAAEAFIASVADEYADATHNVPAYRVRADPLREWSSDDGEPTSSAGKPALNVLTQREVENVVAVVTRYYGGTNLGVGGLVRAYSRAVKEAVDDAGVVEERPHERFAITVDYDDSGSVRGILESEGVDFEADYEARVSFDVRVAVADGAALRDRIRSATSGRAEISD, encoded by the coding sequence GTGACCGAGACCTTCCAGACCGTCGCCGGCCCCGGCGAGGCACGCTTCGAGATTCGTGGCTCCGAGTTCATCGGCCACGTCAGACCGGTCGACAGCGTCGAAGCCGCCGAGGCGTTCATCGCGTCCGTCGCGGACGAGTACGCCGACGCGACCCACAACGTGCCTGCATATCGGGTCCGGGCCGACCCGCTCCGCGAGTGGTCGAGCGACGACGGCGAGCCGACGAGTTCTGCTGGAAAACCCGCCCTGAACGTGCTCACACAGCGCGAGGTCGAGAACGTCGTCGCGGTCGTCACGCGCTACTACGGCGGGACGAACCTCGGCGTCGGCGGCCTCGTCCGGGCGTACTCCCGCGCCGTCAAGGAGGCCGTCGACGACGCCGGCGTGGTCGAGGAGCGCCCCCACGAACGCTTCGCGATAACGGTCGATTACGACGACTCGGGGTCGGTCCGGGGCATCCTCGAATCCGAGGGCGTCGACTTCGAGGCCGACTACGAGGCCCGGGTCAGTTTCGACGTGCGCGTCGCGGTCGCCGACGGTGCGGCACTGCGGGACCGCATCCGGAGCGCGACGAGCGGGCGCGCCGAGATCTCGGACTGA
- a CDS encoding alpha/beta hydrolase family protein yields MQTVEPADYRDLALPSSPAVSPGGERVAFVRTVPSDDESYESTVYVAPVGGDEPEQFTLTEGQDSAPTWSPSGDRLAFASTRGEDDDRQQLWVMDTDGGEARQVTSVVGGVDSLTWSPDGDRVAFLQQVTQQDREADRDREVDPEYDEEEPDPRVIDRTVYRAGTQYMDGRRSHVYVADLADDSVRRLTTGDVDHVGVDWVDGETLYYSRKVGDDPDDSLTFEILEQDLETGTETTLTTDTGWGAQVRTTGDGRVAYFHTPKERTTLRQTEVRVYDPASDETYTPTAGLDRTMAYEADVRWGADEERLYFPTPEGGSVVLRRVRWDEGESSDDTTIVAGSGMHLTDFDVGRDVAAFVASEWDHPGDLFLSTPGGGEGTRCTRLNADYLEDRAVCQPEELAFENPDGDEIQGWLLTPPDVDPDRSYPLVVEVHGGPHVMWSPSDTMWHEFQSLAAAGYCVFFCNPRGSAGYGEAFMAAIERDWGAVTSADVLAGVETVCARDGVDADEVFLTGGSFGGYMTAWLAAHSDRFRATVAQRGVYDLLGFYGSTDVAYKLVEGDFGALPWEDPEFLWEHSPAAHAADIDAPTLVLHAENDFRVPVDGAEMLFRFLRRTGTPTRFVRYPREGHELSRSGEPAHVVDRIERIQRWFDGYSDHREVPPALERDRDAGLSAGEDDEE; encoded by the coding sequence ATGCAGACCGTCGAACCAGCCGACTACCGCGACCTCGCGCTCCCGTCTTCTCCCGCCGTCTCCCCCGGGGGCGAGCGCGTCGCGTTCGTGCGGACCGTCCCGAGCGACGACGAGTCCTACGAGAGCACCGTGTACGTCGCCCCGGTCGGTGGCGACGAACCGGAGCAGTTCACCCTGACCGAGGGGCAGGACTCGGCCCCGACGTGGAGCCCCTCCGGCGACCGCCTCGCGTTCGCCAGCACCCGCGGCGAGGACGACGACCGCCAGCAGCTGTGGGTGATGGACACCGACGGTGGCGAGGCCCGGCAGGTCACGTCGGTCGTCGGCGGGGTCGACTCGCTAACGTGGAGCCCCGACGGCGACCGCGTCGCCTTCCTGCAGCAGGTCACCCAGCAGGACCGCGAGGCCGACCGCGACCGCGAGGTCGACCCGGAGTACGACGAGGAGGAACCGGACCCTCGCGTCATCGACCGCACCGTCTACCGCGCCGGCACGCAGTACATGGACGGCCGCCGGAGCCACGTCTACGTCGCCGACCTCGCGGACGACTCGGTCCGCCGGCTCACGACCGGTGACGTGGACCACGTCGGCGTCGACTGGGTCGACGGCGAGACGCTCTACTACAGCCGGAAGGTCGGCGACGACCCCGACGACTCGCTGACGTTCGAGATACTCGAACAGGACCTCGAGACCGGGACGGAGACGACCCTGACCACCGACACCGGCTGGGGCGCCCAGGTCCGCACGACAGGCGACGGCCGGGTCGCGTACTTCCACACGCCGAAGGAGCGGACGACGCTGCGCCAGACCGAGGTCCGGGTGTACGACCCCGCGAGCGACGAGACGTACACGCCCACCGCGGGTCTGGACCGGACGATGGCCTACGAGGCCGACGTGCGCTGGGGCGCCGACGAGGAACGCCTCTACTTCCCGACGCCGGAGGGCGGGTCGGTCGTGCTGCGCCGGGTGCGCTGGGACGAGGGCGAATCCAGCGACGACACCACCATCGTCGCCGGCAGCGGCATGCACCTGACCGACTTCGACGTGGGCCGTGACGTGGCCGCGTTCGTCGCCAGCGAGTGGGACCACCCCGGCGACCTGTTCCTCTCGACGCCCGGCGGCGGCGAGGGGACGCGGTGCACCCGGCTCAACGCCGACTACCTCGAGGACCGCGCGGTCTGCCAGCCCGAGGAACTCGCCTTCGAGAACCCCGACGGCGACGAGATACAGGGCTGGCTGTTGACCCCGCCGGACGTCGACCCCGACCGGAGCTACCCCCTCGTCGTCGAGGTCCACGGTGGCCCACACGTCATGTGGTCGCCCTCGGACACGATGTGGCACGAGTTCCAGTCGCTCGCGGCCGCCGGCTACTGCGTCTTCTTCTGCAATCCCCGGGGCTCCGCCGGCTACGGCGAGGCGTTCATGGCCGCCATCGAGCGCGACTGGGGCGCGGTCACGAGCGCCGACGTGCTCGCGGGCGTCGAGACGGTCTGTGCCCGCGACGGCGTGGACGCCGACGAGGTCTTCCTCACCGGCGGCTCCTTCGGCGGCTACATGACCGCCTGGCTGGCCGCCCACAGCGACCGCTTCCGGGCGACCGTCGCCCAGCGCGGCGTCTACGACCTGCTCGGGTTCTACGGGTCGACCGACGTGGCCTACAAACTGGTCGAGGGCGACTTCGGCGCGCTCCCGTGGGAGGACCCCGAGTTCCTCTGGGAGCACTCGCCGGCCGCCCACGCCGCCGACATCGACGCGCCGACGCTGGTGTTGCACGCCGAGAACGACTTCCGGGTGCCCGTCGACGGCGCAGAGATGCTGTTCCGGTTCCTCCGCCGGACGGGCACCCCGACGAGGTTCGTGCGCTACCCGCGCGAGGGCCACGAACTCTCGCGGTCGGGGGAACCGGCCCACGTGGTCGACCGCATCGAGCGCATCCAGCGCTGGTTCGACGGCTACTCCGACCACCGGGAGGTCCCACCCGCACTGGAGCGCGACCGCGACGCCGGCCTCTCGGCGGGCGAGGACGACGAGGAGTGA
- a CDS encoding GNAT family N-acetyltransferase, translating to MPPTLELRRYQPADQDRVRELHEAAMREVGAYVADAPDTDLETIPETYLAEGTFLVGEVDGRIVAMGALRPATGYITEFVDDLPETTAVLKRMRVDPAHQRQGYGSRLLAALEDRARELGFTELVLDTTPTQVAAKRLYESHGYEQVQREQVRLAGEELVLLCYRKSLE from the coding sequence ATGCCACCCACGCTCGAGCTCCGCCGGTACCAGCCGGCCGACCAGGACCGCGTCCGCGAACTCCACGAGGCCGCCATGCGGGAGGTGGGCGCCTACGTCGCGGACGCCCCGGACACCGACCTGGAGACGATTCCCGAGACCTACCTCGCCGAGGGGACCTTCCTCGTCGGCGAGGTCGACGGGCGCATCGTCGCGATGGGGGCGCTCCGGCCCGCGACGGGCTACATCACCGAGTTCGTCGACGACCTGCCCGAGACGACCGCCGTACTGAAGCGCATGCGGGTCGACCCCGCCCACCAGCGCCAGGGGTACGGGAGTCGCCTGCTCGCGGCGCTCGAGGACAGGGCGCGCGAGCTGGGCTTCACCGAGCTGGTGCTCGATACGACGCCCACCCAGGTCGCGGCAAAGCGGCTCTACGAGTCACACGGGTACGAGCAGGTACAGCGAGAACAGGTACGACTGGCGGGCGAGGAACTCGTGTTGCTGTGCTACCGGAAGTCGCTCGAGTGA
- a CDS encoding DUF7569 family protein has protein sequence MSDDPCDDCGEPVSDALSRTVQLAVDRTQIDAQRLCPECFATWIDRYQQEMQPQKEGPVIEDDDIIVD, from the coding sequence ATGAGCGACGACCCGTGCGACGACTGTGGGGAACCGGTCTCGGACGCGCTGTCCCGGACGGTCCAACTCGCGGTCGACCGGACCCAGATAGACGCCCAGCGGCTCTGCCCCGAGTGCTTCGCGACGTGGATCGACCGCTACCAGCAGGAGATGCAGCCCCAGAAGGAGGGCCCGGTCATCGAGGACGACGACATCATCGTCGACTGA
- the upp gene encoding uracil phosphoribosyltransferase, producing the protein MTIEDRGDAYLVTHALAKDTLSKLRSIETEQVAFRKGLVKLGRICGYEIIDGRMETEYVEIETPLETTMGERVKGLDDVVIINVLRAATPFVEGLLKAFPRARQGVISASRDEEAGRDEDGQFPITIDYVKLPEIHEEDTVIVADPMLATGSTMCAVLEHVQEQAPDPEHLIVLSAVSAPDGLLRVGEEVPAADLLTVAIDDHLDDDGFIVPGLGDAGDRAFRTT; encoded by the coding sequence ATGACCATCGAGGACCGGGGCGACGCGTACCTCGTCACGCACGCCCTCGCGAAGGACACGCTGTCGAAGCTCCGAAGCATCGAGACCGAACAGGTCGCGTTCCGCAAGGGCCTGGTCAAACTGGGCCGCATCTGCGGGTACGAGATCATCGACGGCCGGATGGAGACCGAGTACGTCGAGATCGAGACGCCCCTGGAGACGACGATGGGCGAGCGCGTCAAGGGGCTCGACGACGTCGTCATCATCAACGTCCTCCGGGCCGCGACCCCGTTCGTCGAGGGGCTGCTCAAGGCGTTCCCGCGGGCGCGCCAGGGCGTCATCTCGGCCTCGCGCGACGAGGAGGCCGGGCGCGACGAGGACGGCCAGTTCCCCATCACCATCGACTACGTGAAGCTCCCCGAGATCCACGAGGAGGACACCGTCATCGTCGCCGACCCGATGCTCGCGACCGGCTCGACGATGTGCGCCGTCCTCGAGCACGTCCAGGAGCAGGCGCCCGACCCGGAGCACCTCATCGTGCTCTCGGCCGTGAGCGCCCCCGACGGCCTGCTCCGCGTCGGCGAGGAGGTCCCCGCGGCCGACCTGCTGACGGTCGCCATCGACGACCACCTCGACGACGACGGCTTCATCGTGCCCGGCCTCGGCGACGCCGGGGACCGGGCGTTCCGGACTACCTGA
- a CDS encoding DUF5828 family protein, producing the protein MEESISGFKVRGEWHDVVEHGERVTRALRDLDANTGEYTDAFDEWDEWRPKATETIEKDVPAKTAEQASVGEGQGEKAGKDPNEDVQTAGERLSESYERLEEGDTDDAVDKWNESIEYVARAADSAGRKALRKVESTVYQRVMTQLAPYYFDNELVSANLQQTGSREEAFIFEVNVNDDDLKPEVADRLYEYEDTVDRWHVDVEKETSQIEAAEGVEPPKSEDRSKPSTN; encoded by the coding sequence ATGGAAGAGAGCATCTCCGGGTTCAAGGTGCGTGGTGAGTGGCACGACGTCGTCGAACACGGCGAACGTGTGACACGCGCGCTCAGGGACCTCGACGCGAACACCGGGGAGTACACGGACGCGTTCGACGAGTGGGACGAGTGGCGCCCGAAGGCGACCGAGACGATCGAGAAGGACGTCCCGGCGAAGACGGCAGAGCAGGCCAGCGTGGGCGAAGGACAGGGCGAGAAGGCGGGCAAGGACCCCAACGAGGACGTCCAGACCGCCGGTGAACGACTCAGCGAGTCCTACGAGAGACTCGAGGAGGGCGACACCGACGACGCGGTGGACAAGTGGAACGAGTCCATCGAGTACGTCGCGCGGGCGGCCGACTCCGCGGGTCGGAAGGCCCTGCGGAAGGTCGAGAGCACCGTCTACCAGCGCGTGATGACCCAGCTCGCCCCGTACTACTTCGACAACGAACTCGTCTCCGCGAACCTCCAGCAGACCGGCAGCCGCGAGGAGGCGTTCATCTTCGAGGTGAACGTCAACGACGACGACCTCAAGCCGGAGGTCGCCGACCGTCTGTACGAGTACGAGGACACCGTCGACCGCTGGCACGTCGACGTCGAGAAGGAGACGTCCCAGATAGAGGCCGCAGAGGGTGTCGAGCCGCCGAAGTCCGAGGACCGCTCGAAGCCCTCGACCAACTGA
- a CDS encoding inorganic phosphate transporter, translated as MVGTATIATFLVAGAASLFMAWSIGAGSSGSTPFAPAVGANAISVMRAGFFVGILGFAGAVLQGQGVTDAVGKELVLFSAGNGLTALAATVGLLIAGVLVAIGIFAGYPIATAFTVTGAVVGVGLALGGQPAYEKYQVIVSMWVLVPFVGGGVAYTVARLLRAEGVSERLVVPLLAGIVGVIIANVNFVLLGPAGESQSIARTVAASMPGSTLVDMAIVSVVIGAVAAIVLERDMAADETAGQRHFLLVLGALVAFSAGGSQVGLAVGPLAPLLSDFQIPTVALLLGGGLGLLAGSWTGAPRMIKALSQDYSSLGPRRSIAALIPSFAIAQTAIFLGVPISFNEIIVSAIVGSGYAAGGAGVSRKKMVYTVLAWVGSLVLAFAVSYVAFLGVDAVF; from the coding sequence ATGGTGGGCACCGCGACGATCGCGACGTTCCTGGTGGCGGGAGCAGCCAGTCTCTTCATGGCGTGGTCCATCGGCGCCGGGTCGTCCGGGTCGACCCCCTTCGCCCCCGCCGTCGGCGCGAACGCCATCTCGGTGATGCGGGCAGGGTTCTTCGTCGGCATCCTCGGGTTCGCCGGCGCGGTGTTACAGGGCCAGGGCGTCACCGACGCGGTCGGGAAGGAACTCGTCCTGTTCTCGGCGGGCAACGGTCTGACCGCACTGGCCGCGACCGTCGGCCTGCTCATCGCGGGCGTCCTCGTCGCCATCGGCATCTTCGCGGGCTACCCCATCGCGACCGCCTTCACCGTCACCGGCGCGGTCGTCGGCGTCGGACTGGCACTCGGTGGCCAGCCCGCCTACGAGAAGTACCAGGTCATCGTCTCGATGTGGGTCCTCGTCCCCTTCGTCGGCGGGGGCGTCGCCTACACCGTCGCCCGGTTGCTCCGGGCCGAGGGCGTCAGCGAACGCCTCGTCGTCCCGCTGCTGGCGGGCATCGTCGGGGTCATCATCGCGAACGTGAATTTCGTCCTGCTCGGGCCGGCCGGCGAGAGCCAGTCCATCGCCCGGACCGTCGCCGCCTCGATGCCCGGCTCGACGCTGGTCGACATGGCCATCGTCTCGGTCGTCATCGGGGCCGTCGCGGCCATCGTGCTCGAACGGGACATGGCGGCCGACGAGACCGCCGGCCAGCGCCACTTCCTGCTGGTGCTCGGCGCGCTCGTCGCCTTCTCCGCCGGCGGCAGCCAGGTCGGGCTGGCGGTCGGCCCGCTGGCGCCACTCCTCTCCGACTTCCAGATCCCGACCGTCGCCCTCCTGCTCGGCGGCGGGCTGGGGCTGCTGGCAGGCTCGTGGACCGGTGCGCCCCGGATGATAAAGGCGCTCTCGCAGGACTACTCCTCGCTCGGGCCGCGCCGGTCCATCGCCGCGCTCATCCCGAGTTTCGCCATCGCCCAGACCGCCATCTTCCTCGGCGTCCCCATCTCGTTCAACGAGATCATCGTCAGCGCCATCGTCGGCTCGGGCTACGCCGCCGGCGGCGCGGGCGTCAGCCGCAAGAAGATGGTCTACACCGTGCTCGCGTGGGTGGGGTCGCTGGTGCTCGCGTTCGCGGTGAGCTACGTCGCGTTCCTCGGCGTCGACGCGGTGTTCTAG
- a CDS encoding TrmB family transcriptional regulator, with product MSDPDPTAKAVTLLEDLGLKEYEARCYVALTRLPTGTAKEVSDISEVPRTRVYEAVRQLESRGLVATQNSNPQQFRAVPVSDAVQILRSEYVARLDELDETLRDLEPWNTDNQSEIANVWSLSGRDAIAARVRSFVAESTDEIIIILGSQDEVMDAFVEALVDATDRGVDTYVGTLSETVEAEFERRVPDAVVFESGPEWFIPSPEEYGVSIGRAVLVDGETLLLSSVSGDPPAERAIWGEGLENGLVVLAHHVASVGLDRQFER from the coding sequence ATGAGCGACCCAGACCCAACTGCGAAGGCGGTGACCCTGCTCGAAGACCTCGGCCTCAAGGAGTACGAAGCACGGTGTTACGTCGCACTCACACGACTGCCGACCGGGACCGCAAAGGAGGTGAGCGACATCTCGGAGGTCCCCCGGACACGCGTGTACGAGGCGGTTCGACAGCTCGAATCGAGGGGTCTGGTCGCGACGCAGAACTCGAACCCACAGCAGTTCCGGGCGGTCCCCGTCTCCGACGCGGTCCAGATACTCCGGAGCGAGTACGTGGCTCGCCTCGACGAACTGGACGAGACGCTTCGAGACCTCGAACCCTGGAACACCGACAACCAGTCCGAGATCGCGAACGTCTGGTCGCTCTCCGGACGCGACGCGATCGCGGCACGAGTACGGAGTTTCGTCGCCGAGTCGACCGACGAGATAATCATCATCCTCGGGTCGCAGGACGAGGTGATGGATGCGTTCGTCGAGGCGCTCGTCGACGCGACGGACCGGGGCGTCGACACGTACGTCGGAACCCTCTCCGAGACGGTCGAGGCGGAATTCGAACGACGCGTTCCCGACGCGGTCGTCTTCGAGTCGGGGCCGGAGTGGTTCATCCCGTCACCGGAGGAGTACGGGGTATCCATCGGTCGTGCGGTGCTCGTCGACGGCGAGACGCTGTTGCTCTCGTCGGTCAGTGGTGACCCGCCGGCCGAACGCGCCATCTGGGGCGAGGGGCTGGAGAACGGGCTCGTCGTCCTCGCACACCACGTCGCCTCCGTCGGGCTCGACCGCCAGTTCGAGCGCTAG